From a single Stackebrandtia endophytica genomic region:
- a CDS encoding Hsp70 family protein: protein MPAGLGIDFGTSHTVAMVRRADGRTEPLLFDSSPLLPSAVFVADNGDVLVGRDAWFSSRTAPARLEPHPKRCIDDGTVLLGEREMAVPDLFAVVLERVCTECVQVLGELPSEVVVTHPAVWGPTRRSVLSDACERAGLGEVRLVPEPVAAANYFVRRLGYEVPSGASIVVYDFGGGTFDASVVTREGADFTVTSLDGLDRLGGIDIDAAVGAELRSRVGSAADWDWLTDPRTTGHRRGRHGFVEDIRLAKERLTRHASADLYIPVLDRDVHLTRSELEEVAAPFVARSVRVVQAVIREAKLGPADVMGVFLVGGASRMPLVATMLHRELGVAPTVIDQLEQVVAHGALFSEPAAVPVVGPPVVEADSPQDDPVAVRGAGRLTVVPPTSTSRIRLSRRAVLLGGVAAAGIAAVATGVMLNEAEAPAEPGDASSSEPLTWKSEPFISGLIDVGGIAFHPDGRLAVSMRDNVELWNPDGTLAGVLAQPERGERLAFDADGRRLVGWGPDSAYVWDVENGEILCQFDSDMESAAISPDGSWLAYERDGRVIVWDISAQEVLRTLEIGKSVHGLAFSPDANLLAVGWVGEPVNGQHEQQADSYDFVQQVRVWDVATELPVVTLDYSSPIVGPVRFSPDGSLLAAGGYAIGGGVVDVWNVDGWGKVSTLDANGLTESIAFSPDGTILMAGSSVAGINEDEAVALWNPRTGEQLDTLMNEGDEVRDLAFGPEGLLVACALESSVVMWRPG from the coding sequence ATGCCCGCGGGACTCGGAATCGATTTCGGTACCTCTCACACCGTGGCGATGGTGCGTCGCGCTGATGGCCGGACCGAACCGTTGTTGTTCGACTCCTCGCCGCTGCTGCCGTCCGCGGTGTTTGTAGCCGACAACGGTGATGTCCTGGTCGGTCGAGACGCCTGGTTCTCTTCACGTACCGCTCCGGCTCGTCTCGAACCGCACCCGAAGCGGTGCATCGACGATGGGACCGTTCTACTCGGTGAGCGGGAGATGGCGGTGCCCGATCTGTTCGCGGTCGTTCTCGAGCGGGTGTGCACCGAATGTGTGCAGGTCTTGGGGGAGTTGCCGTCAGAGGTGGTCGTGACTCACCCCGCGGTGTGGGGGCCGACGCGCCGGTCGGTGCTGTCGGATGCGTGTGAGCGGGCCGGGCTCGGCGAGGTCCGATTGGTGCCCGAACCGGTTGCCGCCGCCAACTATTTCGTTCGACGGCTGGGTTACGAGGTGCCTTCGGGCGCGTCGATCGTGGTGTACGACTTCGGTGGCGGCACCTTCGACGCCAGCGTCGTCACCAGGGAGGGTGCTGATTTCACGGTGACCTCTTTGGACGGCCTGGATCGGCTGGGAGGCATCGACATCGATGCGGCCGTCGGTGCCGAGTTGCGTAGTCGGGTCGGTTCCGCAGCCGATTGGGACTGGTTGACCGATCCCAGGACCACCGGACACCGCCGGGGCCGCCACGGTTTCGTCGAGGACATTCGGTTGGCCAAGGAGCGGCTCACCCGGCATGCCTCCGCCGACCTGTACATTCCGGTGCTCGACCGGGACGTCCACTTGACACGCTCCGAATTGGAGGAGGTGGCGGCCCCGTTCGTGGCTCGGTCGGTTCGGGTGGTGCAGGCGGTGATTCGGGAGGCGAAGCTCGGCCCGGCCGATGTGATGGGCGTGTTCCTGGTCGGTGGCGCCAGCCGGATGCCCTTGGTGGCAACGATGTTGCACCGGGAACTGGGTGTGGCGCCGACGGTGATCGATCAGCTGGAGCAGGTGGTCGCCCACGGAGCGCTGTTCAGCGAGCCCGCAGCGGTGCCGGTGGTCGGCCCACCGGTCGTCGAGGCCGACTCGCCGCAGGATGATCCGGTCGCCGTGCGGGGTGCCGGCCGCCTCACCGTGGTGCCCCCGACCTCGACCTCTCGGATCCGGCTGAGTCGTCGCGCCGTCCTACTCGGTGGAGTCGCCGCAGCCGGGATCGCCGCGGTGGCAACGGGTGTGATGCTGAACGAAGCCGAGGCGCCCGCTGAGCCGGGGGACGCGTCGTCGTCGGAACCGCTCACTTGGAAGTCGGAGCCGTTCATCTCCGGGCTCATCGACGTCGGTGGGATCGCCTTCCACCCGGATGGGCGGTTGGCAGTCTCGATGCGAGACAACGTAGAGCTGTGGAACCCGGACGGCACGTTGGCGGGGGTGTTGGCGCAACCTGAGCGTGGTGAACGCCTGGCCTTCGACGCCGACGGTCGACGGCTTGTCGGGTGGGGACCCGATTCGGCGTACGTCTGGGATGTCGAAAATGGAGAGATTTTGTGTCAGTTTGACTCCGATATGGAGTCGGCGGCGATCAGCCCCGACGGATCATGGCTGGCCTATGAGCGTGACGGGCGGGTCATCGTGTGGGACATCTCGGCCCAGGAGGTGCTGCGCACGCTGGAGATCGGAAAATCCGTTCACGGTTTGGCGTTCAGCCCCGACGCGAACCTGCTTGCGGTCGGCTGGGTCGGTGAGCCGGTGAACGGTCAACATGAACAGCAGGCCGACAGCTACGACTTCGTCCAGCAGGTGCGGGTGTGGGATGTGGCGACCGAACTGCCGGTGGTCACGCTCGATTACTCTTCGCCGATCGTCGGCCCGGTCCGATTCAGTCCGGACGGCTCACTGTTGGCCGCCGGTGGTTATGCGATCGGCGGCGGGGTCGTCGATGTGTGGAATGTGGACGGTTGGGGCAAGGTGTCGACCCTCGACGCCAATGGGCTCACCGAGAGTATCGCGTTCAGCCCGGACGGAACGATCCTGATGGCCGGCAGCAGCGTCGCGGGCATCAACGAGGACGAGGCGGTCGCTCTGTGGAATCCCCGCACCGGGGAACAGTTGGACACGTTGATGAACGAGGGCGACGAGGTGCGAGACCTCGCGTTCGGGCCCGAGGGACTTCTTGTCGCCTGTGCTCTTGAGAGTTCCGTTGTCATGTGGCGGCCGGGCTGA
- a CDS encoding PucR family transcriptional regulator, with protein MPGEANRAGRPFMLGGRPLHTVIREQVTPLAKTLTQLIATEVDTYRRMDESDLNRDIVALVEHNLFMLANTFERGKAPEADELAVLRAAAGRGAHENHPLEDILAAYHLGARHATAQIFADADPEDYGDIVAAHKLLLDSNQVISAVVCAGYSTARESMRSQEQDARHTVVSALLDGARPMQAGAFAGVRLASRYLVLTVTIDPNPEELTDDPAGVRAGRSKLDRIRQVLDGRTPEPVLTVLDPAGGLLLVPTSESPAEWDDAAKLINLMTDVAGAPIWAAGELTEIAEVAQAARLTQEVLEVVRAFGRLPGLYRLSDVLLEYQLTRPSKAVTQLASLLDPLEDNPDLLHTLQVYLANSLDRRRTAALLHVHPNTVDYRLRRAVQLTGLDPLDPSHLQRIGAAITARRTKPR; from the coding sequence ATGCCTGGTGAGGCAAACCGAGCCGGCCGCCCATTCATGCTGGGCGGGCGACCGCTGCACACCGTCATCCGTGAACAGGTCACGCCGCTGGCGAAGACCCTCACACAGCTCATCGCCACCGAGGTCGACACCTATCGCCGCATGGACGAGAGCGACCTCAACCGGGACATCGTCGCCCTCGTCGAACACAACCTGTTCATGCTGGCCAACACCTTCGAACGCGGTAAAGCACCCGAGGCGGACGAGCTGGCGGTACTGCGCGCCGCCGCCGGGCGCGGCGCACACGAGAACCATCCGCTGGAGGACATCCTGGCCGCCTACCACCTGGGCGCCCGTCACGCGACCGCCCAGATCTTCGCCGACGCCGATCCGGAGGACTACGGCGACATCGTGGCCGCACACAAACTGTTGCTCGACTCCAACCAGGTGATCTCGGCGGTGGTGTGCGCTGGATACAGCACCGCGAGGGAATCAATGCGCAGCCAGGAACAGGACGCCCGCCACACCGTGGTCTCCGCGCTGTTGGACGGCGCGCGTCCCATGCAGGCCGGAGCCTTCGCCGGAGTCCGACTGGCGTCGCGATACCTGGTCCTGACCGTCACGATCGACCCGAATCCCGAGGAACTCACCGACGACCCGGCGGGTGTCCGCGCCGGACGCAGCAAACTCGATCGCATTCGACAGGTCCTCGACGGGCGCACCCCGGAACCGGTGCTGACGGTGCTGGATCCCGCCGGAGGCCTCCTGCTGGTGCCCACATCGGAGTCCCCCGCGGAATGGGACGACGCGGCGAAGTTGATCAACCTGATGACCGACGTCGCCGGTGCCCCCATCTGGGCCGCCGGCGAACTCACCGAGATCGCCGAGGTCGCGCAAGCCGCCCGACTGACCCAGGAGGTGTTGGAGGTGGTCCGCGCCTTCGGACGCCTCCCCGGACTGTACCGACTGTCCGATGTGCTGCTGGAGTACCAGTTGACACGTCCGTCCAAAGCGGTCACCCAGTTGGCGAGCCTCCTCGACCCGCTCGAAGACAACCCGGACCTGCTGCACACCCTTCAGGTCTACCTGGCCAACAGCCTCGACCGCCGCCGCACCGCCGCGCTGCTACACGTTCACCCCAATACCGTGGACTACCGGCTTCGCCGAGCGGTACAGCTGACCGGCCTGGACCCGCTGGACCCCAGTCATCTGCAACGCATCGGGGCGGCCATCACCGCGCGACGCACCAAACCACGGTAG
- a CDS encoding VOC family protein yields the protein MRLRHITIDCANAYELARFWSEVTGWPISDVDEPGDSEVLLEAPDPVPGVLFIQVPEPKAVKNRVHFDWMPTERTRDEEVERAIGLGARLYEDHRVPDGRGWVTLLDPEGNEFCVERGQSERTG from the coding sequence ATGCGTCTACGTCACATCACCATCGATTGCGCCAATGCCTATGAGCTGGCGCGGTTCTGGAGCGAGGTCACCGGATGGCCCATCTCCGACGTGGATGAACCGGGTGATTCCGAGGTGTTGCTGGAGGCACCCGATCCGGTGCCGGGTGTGCTGTTCATCCAGGTACCCGAACCCAAGGCTGTGAAGAACCGGGTTCACTTCGACTGGATGCCCACTGAACGCACCCGTGACGAGGAGGTCGAGCGGGCCATCGGGTTGGGTGCTCGGCTGTACGAGGATCACCGGGTGCCCGACGGCCGTGGCTGGGTGACCCTGCTCGACCCGGAGGGCAACGAGTTCTGTGTCGAACGCGGCCAGTCGGAGCGAACCGGCTGA
- a CDS encoding DUF2267 domain-containing protein: MKHDEFIGQVQARAQLPSRGAAEAATRATLETLGERVPENVADHLASQLPGEIGEHLRRTEVMGGLGTGERFDLHEFVRRVADRGRVDEPVAVYQARVVLEVTDEATEGIMDKVRLQLPDDLRHLVDAGSRGDMT, translated from the coding sequence GTGAAACACGACGAATTCATCGGTCAAGTGCAGGCCCGGGCGCAGCTGCCCAGTCGGGGAGCCGCCGAGGCGGCGACCAGGGCCACGCTGGAGACACTGGGTGAACGGGTACCGGAAAACGTCGCCGACCACCTGGCATCGCAACTGCCCGGCGAGATCGGCGAGCATCTGCGACGCACCGAGGTCATGGGCGGCCTGGGCACCGGGGAACGGTTCGATCTACACGAGTTCGTTCGCCGGGTCGCCGACCGCGGCCGCGTCGACGAACCCGTGGCGGTGTACCAGGCGAGAGTCGTTCTGGAGGTGACCGACGAGGCCACCGAGGGAATCATGGACAAGGTCCGACTACAGCTTCCCGACGACCTGCGTCATCTCGTGGACGCGGGCAGTCGAGGTGATATGACGTGA
- a CDS encoding SDR family NAD(P)-dependent oxidoreductase, which translates to MVNLHQRVILITGAGRGIGRALAHYLAKHGAHVIVNDIGTAIDGTGIDTSVAHTVATEITANGHTAIADTHDITDFAQAANLIDHAVDAFGDLDVVVNNAATERNLGLLDLTESDFRSVIDVSLTGTFAVSHHAAVHWRDRHTGPDSPRRNLIHTASGSGLLNPLPTQTNYAAAKAGVAAMTTVHALELARYNIAVNCLSPSMVRTRLTEATPGMPAPVDNGFDPNHPRVCAPIVAYLADADCTLNGQVLSVRGGTVAVNRGWSLGDHVHKDDYWTPDELADQLPHLTHDDPHDTLAATLDAALGTGFAAGGRDAFQGFINSALDNAAAAHTT; encoded by the coding sequence ATGGTCAACCTTCACCAACGCGTCATCCTCATCACCGGCGCCGGACGCGGCATCGGACGCGCACTCGCCCACTACCTGGCGAAACACGGCGCACACGTCATAGTCAACGACATCGGAACCGCTATCGACGGCACCGGCATCGACACCTCCGTCGCCCACACCGTCGCCACCGAGATCACCGCCAACGGCCACACCGCCATCGCCGACACCCACGACATCACCGACTTCGCCCAGGCGGCCAACCTCATCGACCACGCCGTCGACGCCTTCGGTGACCTCGACGTCGTCGTCAACAACGCCGCCACCGAACGCAACCTCGGACTACTCGACCTCACCGAATCCGACTTCCGCAGCGTCATCGACGTCAGTCTCACCGGCACCTTCGCCGTCAGCCACCATGCAGCCGTCCACTGGCGCGACCGCCACACCGGCCCCGACTCACCACGACGCAACCTCATCCACACCGCATCCGGCTCCGGCCTACTCAACCCACTGCCCACCCAGACCAACTACGCCGCCGCCAAAGCCGGCGTCGCCGCCATGACGACCGTTCACGCACTCGAACTGGCGCGCTACAACATCGCCGTCAACTGCCTGTCACCGTCCATGGTGCGCACCCGACTCACCGAAGCCACCCCGGGAATGCCCGCGCCAGTCGACAACGGCTTCGACCCCAACCACCCCCGCGTCTGCGCCCCCATCGTGGCCTACCTCGCCGACGCCGACTGCACCCTCAACGGTCAAGTACTGTCCGTACGGGGCGGCACCGTCGCCGTCAACCGAGGATGGAGCCTCGGCGACCACGTCCACAAGGACGACTACTGGACACCAGACGAACTGGCCGATCAACTGCCCCACCTCACTCACGACGACCCACACGACACACTCGCCGCGACCCTGGACGCCGCGCTGGGAACCGGCTTCGCCGCCGGTGGACGAGACGCCTTCCAGGGCTTCATCAACTCCGCACTCGACAACGCGGCGGCAGCCCACACCACATAG